A region of Chitinophaga horti DNA encodes the following proteins:
- a CDS encoding HlyD family secretion protein produces MHNYQSAIQLLTNETLDEIKPDSAFRERSELAQEIISRKPDFYERWALPMFLALLLLLAAGTWFIKYPDIVPASATLTGNNAPKEIVTRQAGKLTAIFVSNNDSVKQGDILGWIESNADTREVIDVSDRLNATVLLLEKGAPENIATLVNKRFTRLGELQTSYQTFISAWQQYNDYLVNGFYAKRKKMLHRDIAALQTIEQQVSTQKRLTTEDNSIASTTFDMYKQLYEEKVISAEEFRKAQSVLLSKQLSLPQVDANIISQQNQIREKQKEIDQVAHDILQQQQTFEQALYTLKSEVDQWLRNYTIQAPADGKVVLALPLQQHQFLEQGKLIGYVNPANSQYYAEIKLAQYNFGKVDTGMKVQLRFVAYPYQETGFLQGTLNYVSEVAVDSGFIGTVRLDQGLLTNQAKTIPYKNGLKADALIITRDMRLLERLYYSVIKTTSIDK; encoded by the coding sequence ATGCACAACTACCAATCTGCCATTCAGCTGCTTACCAATGAAACGCTGGATGAAATAAAACCTGACAGTGCCTTCCGGGAGCGTTCAGAACTGGCGCAGGAAATCATCAGCCGTAAGCCGGATTTTTATGAAAGATGGGCGCTGCCTATGTTCCTGGCGCTATTATTATTGCTCGCTGCCGGCACCTGGTTCATTAAATACCCAGATATTGTTCCGGCCAGCGCCACACTCACCGGTAACAACGCCCCGAAAGAGATCGTTACCCGGCAGGCTGGGAAACTGACGGCCATCTTTGTCAGCAATAACGATAGCGTGAAGCAAGGCGATATTTTAGGCTGGATAGAATCTAATGCCGACACCCGCGAAGTCATCGACGTGAGCGACCGACTGAACGCTACGGTGCTGCTGCTGGAGAAAGGAGCGCCTGAAAACATTGCTACCCTCGTGAATAAACGTTTCACACGACTCGGAGAGTTACAAACTTCGTATCAAACGTTTATTTCGGCGTGGCAACAGTATAACGATTACCTGGTCAACGGTTTTTATGCAAAACGAAAAAAGATGTTGCATCGTGACATCGCTGCTTTACAAACCATCGAACAACAGGTAAGTACACAAAAACGGCTCACCACAGAGGATAACAGTATTGCCAGCACTACTTTCGACATGTATAAGCAGTTATACGAGGAGAAAGTGATATCCGCTGAAGAGTTTCGTAAGGCACAAAGTGTACTGTTAAGCAAGCAGCTATCGCTTCCGCAGGTAGATGCAAACATCATTTCCCAACAAAACCAGATCCGGGAGAAACAAAAGGAAATAGACCAGGTAGCGCACGACATTTTGCAGCAGCAACAAACGTTTGAACAGGCGTTGTACACCTTAAAAAGCGAGGTAGACCAATGGCTGCGCAACTATACGATACAGGCGCCCGCCGATGGAAAAGTAGTATTAGCACTGCCCTTACAACAACACCAGTTTTTAGAGCAGGGAAAACTGATCGGCTACGTAAACCCGGCGAACAGCCAATACTACGCAGAAATTAAACTGGCGCAATATAATTTCGGCAAAGTAGATACGGGTATGAAAGTACAATTGCGCTTCGTAGCTTACCCTTATCAGGAAACAGGTTTTCTGCAGGGAACCTTGAATTATGTATCGGAAGTGGCGGTGGATAGTGGATTTATCGGCACGGTGCGGCTCGACCAGGGTTTGCTGACCAACCAGGCGAAAACGATTCCTTATAAAAACGGATTAAAGGCGGATGCGCTGATCATAACGCGGGATATGCGGTTGCTGGAGCGCCTGTATTACTCCGTTATAAAAACTACCTCGATAGATAAATAA
- a CDS encoding beta-1,6-N-acetylglucosaminyltransferase — MRIAYLILAHTNIPQLATLIELLTRDGHACCFVHLDKRLYHRRHAAYLRKHCRPGSYHLLPGPNVINWGGFSIVLASLRLIDQCLNYRHEKFAYLSLISGMDLPLKSTEQFVAYLGKHQHPAYMETFTLPDSSRWGGSGGLDRLHYYWFTDELSRPEVHSLVASQKQAGARRNMPASLHQMYGGSQWWTMSHASAEYMIEYVNNHPEVVRFFKHSYVPDEIFFNTILHNSPFSAAIYQGNLRHIDWSAGGSSPKTFTSADFDMLIAQDAWFARKFDMLVDADIIERVKAHVAQ, encoded by the coding sequence ATGCGCATTGCCTATCTCATTTTAGCCCATACAAACATCCCGCAACTTGCTACCCTTATCGAACTGTTAACCAGGGACGGTCATGCCTGTTGTTTTGTACATCTCGACAAACGATTGTATCACCGACGCCACGCGGCTTACCTGCGCAAGCATTGCCGGCCGGGAAGTTATCACCTGCTGCCAGGCCCGAATGTCATTAACTGGGGAGGCTTTTCGATAGTATTGGCGAGTTTGCGGCTGATAGACCAATGCCTCAATTACCGGCACGAAAAGTTTGCATACCTTTCGCTGATAAGTGGAATGGACTTACCACTGAAAAGCACCGAACAATTTGTCGCCTATCTGGGCAAACATCAACACCCAGCGTATATGGAAACATTTACATTGCCCGACAGTAGCCGCTGGGGCGGCAGTGGTGGCCTCGACCGGCTGCACTATTATTGGTTTACCGATGAACTGAGCCGCCCGGAAGTACATAGTCTTGTAGCCAGCCAAAAGCAGGCCGGTGCGCGCAGGAACATGCCTGCCAGCCTGCACCAGATGTATGGCGGCTCCCAATGGTGGACCATGTCGCACGCCAGCGCCGAATATATGATTGAGTACGTTAACAACCATCCGGAGGTGGTCCGTTTCTTCAAGCACAGCTACGTACCTGATGAGATATTTTTCAACACCATCCTTCACAATTCCCCCTTTTCAGCAGCTATTTACCAGGGCAACCTGCGGCACATCGACTGGAGCGCGGGCGGAAGTTCTCCAAAGACATTTACCAGTGCCGATTTCGATATGCTGATTGCGCAGGACGCCTGGTTCGCCAGGAAGTTCGACATGTTGGTAGATGCAGACATTATCGAACGGGTAAAAGCGCATGTTGCGCAGTAA
- a CDS encoding class I SAM-dependent methyltransferase — MNPNKTLWEKGDFTKLAETMRTSGTALVSKLGVTKGLKVLDLGCGDGTTALPAARLGADVLGVDIARNLVEAGNRRVKEEGLTNIAFQEGDATDLQGLEDQQFDMAVTIFGAMFAPKPQEVANELVRVTRPGGKIVMGNWIPGDATLVAQILKTCSAYTPPPPEGFISPMLWGVESHVTERFGNAGVAKEDISFEKATFEFEIDESPSDFLDRFKNYYGPTMNAFEAAEKNGKAEELRQELDALFTSQNKSGSNDKTLIPATFLKVTVERR; from the coding sequence ATGAATCCAAACAAAACATTGTGGGAAAAGGGCGACTTTACTAAACTCGCCGAAACTATGCGTACCAGCGGTACTGCACTCGTATCTAAATTAGGCGTCACCAAAGGCCTGAAAGTATTGGACCTCGGTTGCGGCGACGGTACCACGGCGCTTCCTGCCGCACGTCTTGGCGCCGATGTATTGGGCGTTGATATTGCGCGCAACCTCGTAGAAGCGGGCAACCGCCGTGTGAAGGAAGAGGGCCTCACTAACATCGCCTTCCAGGAAGGAGATGCGACCGACCTGCAGGGGTTGGAAGATCAGCAGTTCGACATGGCGGTAACTATTTTCGGTGCTATGTTCGCCCCCAAACCACAGGAGGTAGCAAATGAACTGGTGCGTGTTACGCGCCCCGGTGGTAAAATCGTGATGGGCAACTGGATACCCGGCGATGCTACGCTGGTGGCCCAGATCCTCAAAACCTGCTCCGCCTACACACCACCGCCACCAGAAGGCTTTATCAGCCCGATGTTGTGGGGCGTGGAAAGCCACGTGACGGAGCGCTTCGGTAATGCCGGTGTCGCGAAAGAAGACATCTCTTTCGAAAAGGCCACATTCGAATTTGAGATCGATGAAAGCCCGTCCGACTTCCTCGACAGGTTTAAAAACTACTATGGCCCTACTATGAACGCTTTTGAAGCGGCCGAAAAGAACGGAAAGGCAGAAGAATTAAGACAGGAGCTGGATGCCCTGTTCACCAGTCAGAATAAGAGCGGTAGCAATGATAAAACATTGATACCCGCTACCTTCCTGAAGGTGACTGTGGAACGCAGATAA